The Streptococcus oralis region GTCAAGCTTTTTGTAGTAATTGAACGACTTTCATCTCAAACTCCGATCTGATGGTTCATCAATTTCCAATCGTACTTTCTTTTGTTTTGTACTTGTATCCTACATAAAACAGACCAAGCAGAATTGGATAGGTTTCTGGATAAAACAGAGTATTGATCGGATTTTTCATAATCAAATACGTTGCGATATAAAGAATAATCGATACGACAAAATACCCCTCAGCAAATCCTAATAAGATTTTTTTCATAGCAGACTCCTATTTACCTGAAAAGAGTGCTCGAGTTGTTAAAATAGCTCCACCTGTATATACAAAACCTTTTACAAAACCAACTGCCACAGGGATAAGAAGGGGAAAGGCTCCCCCTTGAATTTCCTGCAAGTCCGTATCAGTCATTGTTTCAAATTTTAAAATAGATTTTTCCATATCATCTCCTCCTTCTATTACCATCTACTCGTCACATAATTATAACCTGCAATTCCTGCTGCAGTAATTCCACCAGCAATTTTAGCTGCTGTCACAGGATTAGCAATCACCCAAGCTACAATCGGCCATGCTCCCCCATCCACATCCATCAACTCTTCTTCAGTAAGAGCTACAAAGTTTTGTTCCATTTTGTCAAAGTTTGTCATCTTTTTTCTCCTTTATTTTTATTTTTTTAGTTTACGGTTTCTAGGCTTTAAACCATTTTAAAAACCAGATTGGAAAAATAACTGAAATCATTTTTTCTCTCCTTCCTTTTCTTCTCACTTATCTATTCGAGAAGTGATTTAAAATGAACAGGTAAATTTCATTTATTTTAAATACCATTTGATCAACCATGGCAATAAGATTGGTAAATACATCACATAGTCTCCTTCCCTTTTTCCTTACCTATCTATTCGAAAAACAATTCGAAAATAAACAATTCATTCATTTTTATTTTAAAAACCACTTAATAAACCACGGATAAAAGCCAGTCACATACATAAACATTCCTCCTTTTTCTTTCTCATCTCTTTATTCGCAATTTCTACTAAAAGTTTCCCTTTTTTCTGCAAATAAAAAAACAACATGACTTGCATGTTGCTTTTGGCTATTTTTTATCTTTAATAATCGCTACTACATCCGCTACACTTTGAAGTTGGTCGATTTCCTCATCAGTGATTTCGATACCAAATTCATCTTCTAGTGTCAAGACAAACTCCATCAAATCCACTGAGTCCGCATCTAGATCGTCTTTCAAACTCAAAGCCTCTGTTACGGCAAAGTCTTCTCCCTGTCGCTCTTGGATAATGGTTACAATACGGTCAAAAATTTCTTTTTCTGTCATCTTTTTTATTCTCCTGAAAATTCACGCGCAGTCTGAGCAACTACGTCTGTTTCTAGCATGGTACGAATCTGACGAATCGTACTGTACACAGCATTGGCATCACTTGAGCCATGAGTTTTTACAACTGGCGCCTTGACACCAAACAAAACTGCCCCTCCAACATCTGAATAGTTGAGCTGTGTCTTCAATCCCTTAAGACTATCCTTAAGAAGTAGAGCACCTAGCTTCGCTCGAAGGCCACCACCCGTAATAGCATTTTTAAGTAAGCCCATGATTCCCAAAGCTGTACCTTCGATGGATTTGAGAACAGCGTTTCCCGTGAAACCATCTGTTACGATAACATCCGCAACGCCATTCATCAGATCACGCGCTTCCACGTTTCCGACAAAGTTCAAACTTTGATCAGCTACTAACAAGTCGTATGTTTCCTTTCGAAGCGGATCTCCCTTGCTGCTTTCTGTTCCATTGTTGAGCAAACCAATACGTGGTTTCGAAATTCCACGAACATTTTTCGCATAGAAGGAACCTAGGACAGCGTATTGGTGCAGATGATGGGCTGTATTTTCTGCATTGGCACCGAGATCTAGCATATCAAAGCCTTTTCCATCGATGGTCGGCAAGGTAGACATGAGTCCTGGACGATCGATATTTTTGATACGACCCACAATAAAGAATCCTGCAGCCAACAAGGCACCTGTGTTCCCAGCTGAGAGGACGGCATCTGCTTCTCCCTCCTTGACTGCCTTGGCTGCCAATACCATGCTGGCATTTTTCTTCTTACGGATAGCTTTTGTCGGCTCATCGTCTGAGTTGATTTTCTCATCCGTATGGATAATGCTGACGCGCTCTGTAGCCGTTAGATATTGCTTGATCTTACTTTCATCTCCGTAGAGTTGAATCTCAATATCTGAAAAGTCAGCAAGGGCTTGATTGACACCCTCAACGATGGCTTGAGGTGCGTAATCGCCCCCCATAGCATCTACTGCGATTTTTTTCATTTGTCTTCCTCTTTTAGTAATTGTCCCCAGTCTGCTAGGGAATCGATAAATTTCTTTGATTTTAGGTGAATCCCAACGTACTCTTCGTAGAGTTGATCCATAAACTTGCGTAGCTCTTGCTTGATTTCGGCCTTAAGCGAAATGGTCTCCAAGGTTTCAAAATCAATGGCTTGAAATTGATTGAGCAGATAAGGGATATTGGGATTTAGATGACAACGTCTCTCATCCTCATGATAATGCTCTGGGCAGAGGCAGGCTCCATATTTGAAAGAAAAGTCAAAGGCCTGACCGACCCGATGGCAAAAGACACACTCATTAAAATTAAGGCTGATTCCAAATCGAGTCAAGATTTGAATTTCAAAAATATTGGTTAAAACCTGATAATCTATCCCTGCTTCCATCAACTCCAGAGTCTTCCTCAAGAAAGCAAACAAGGGAGCATCCTGCTGATTATCCTGCAAACTAGCATCTGCAAGGGCAGCCACATAGGTTGCATAGGCCATGACAAAGAGATCACTATTAATCTTGGGAAAGGTCATCACCTCGTGATAGTCCTCAATGTAGCTAAGCCCATCATCATTGATTCGCAAGAGAAATCGTGCCAACACCAAGGGCTGAATAACCGGAGCTAGTTTGGACTGGCCAGCGTGTTTGACGAAAAACATGCGCTTGCCCGCCTGCTCGGTAAAGATCTTGACTAGCTTGTCATCTTCACGAAAGTTACGATTGTAGAGCACCAAGCCTTGACTCGTGATAGACTGAATCATGCTTCTCTCATGTACTCCTCAAGTCGTTTCATGGCCTCTCTGATCGTTTCCATGCTGGCTGCATAGGACAGGCGCACATAGCCTTCTCCGTAGCGACCAAAAGCAGCACCCGGGATAAAGGCAACGGCCTTCTTCTGGGCAAAATCCTTGAGGAAAGCAAAGGAGTCTTGATTGTAACCTGCTGGAATCTTAGCAAAGATATAGAAGGCACCATCTGGTTTGATAATTTCAAAGCCAAGAGCTGTCATCTTCTTAATAATGTAATCTCGACGCTGGATGTATTCCTTCTTCATAGGCTCTGCATCGTTTTTACCAGCGGTCAAGGCTTCTACTGCAGCATGTTGGGCCATGGTGTTTGCAGCAGTAACCAAATACTGGTGACTCTTGATTAACTGAGCTGTGAAAGACGCAGGAGCAAAGATAAAGCCTAAACGCCAACCAGTCATAGCATGCGATTTAGATAAACCATTGATAATAATAGTCTGGTCTCTCAGCATAGTTCCCAAAGATACATGGGCTTCGCCTGTATAGGTTAATTCTGAGTAAACCTCATCACAGACAACAAAAATCTCATACTTGCGTAAAATGTCTGCCAAGGCTTCCAACTGCTCCCGACTATAGGTAATTCCTGTCGGATTAGCTGGATAGTTGAGAATGACAGCTTTGAGCTTGTCCCCTTGCTCCAAAATGGCCTTTTCCAACATCTCAGGAGTCAAGACAAAACCATTTTCAGTTGTATCAATCTCGACAATCTCTGCCCCAACTAGATTGACAATCGGTTCATAACCTGGATAGGCAGGAGCTGGCAAGAGCACCTTGTCTCCCTCTTCCAAAATAGCTGTCAAAGTAGCAGATAAGGCCTCTGTCGCCCCAATTGTAACCAAGATTTCATTTTCAGGAGCATAGTCCAGTTGGTATTTTTCCTTAACAAAGTCACTAGCCGCCTGACGTAGAGTCAGCAGACCACTCATCCCAGTATAGTAGGATTGGTTCTGGTCAATGGCTCGCTTGGCTGCCTCCTTGATATGATCTGGTGTTGTAAAATCAGGTTCCCCCAAGGTCAAACGCAAGACCCCAGGAATCTCTGAAATAGCCTGGTCAAACTGGCGAATCAACGAAACTTGAATCTTGTCTAACTGTTTATTAAAGCGCTTGGTTAAGTCCATAGATATCCCCCTTGCTTACAGAACATAGTACTATTATACTACAAAAGCTCCCTGACCGCAAAATCCATCTGAAACCCGCATTTTTCACTTTCTGTTTTACTTTTCTTCTCGACAGGAGTATAATAAAAAATGCTTATTTTCGGAGGTTTATATGTCATTTTTATCAAAAAATGGAGCAGGCATCTTTGCCTGCCTTCTCATTTCTATCGTATCTTGGTACTTAGGAGGATTCTTTCCTGTCATTGGCGCACCCGTTTTTGCCATTTTCATAGGAATGCTCCTAAATCCCTTTCTCTCATCCTATAAACAACTGGATGCTGGATTGACCTTTAGTTCTAAAAAATTACTCCAATATGCCGTTGTCTTGCTTGGTTTTGGTCTCAATATCTCGCAAGTCTTCGCAGTTGGGCAATCTTCACTCCCTGTTATCCTCTCCACCATTTCAATAGCCCTGATTATTGCCTACCTCTTCCAGCGCTTCTTTGCACTGGATACAAAACTGGCTATCTTGGTTGGAGTGGGATCTTCTATCTGTGGTGGCTCTGCCATTGCTGCGACAGCACCCGTTATCCATGCCAAGGAAAAAGAAGTTGCCCAAGCCATTTCCGTTATCTTTTTCTTCAATGTCTTGGCTGCGCTCATCTTTCCAACCCTAGGAACCTGGCTTCACCTATCCAATGATGGCTTCGCCCTCTTTGCAGGAACTGCGGTCAATGACACTTCCTCTGTAACGGCTACCGCCAGCTCCTGGGACAGTCTTTACCAGACCAATACCCTTGAGTCTGCAACCATTGTGAAACTCACGCGCACCCTAGCTATCATTCCCATTACGCTCTTTCTCTCCTACTGGCAAAGTCGCCAGCAAGAAAATAAACAAGGCGTACAGCTGAAAAAAGTCTTCCCACTTTTTATCCTTTACTTTATCCTGGCTTCTCTATTAACGACTCTTCTCACCTCTCTCGGTGTGTCTAGTAGCTTCTTTACCCCTCTTAAACAACTCTCCAAATTTCTCATTATCATGGCTATGAGTGCCATCGGTCTCAAAACCAATCTGATTGCCATGGTCAAATCCAGTGGGAAATCCATTCTTCTTGGAGGCCTTTGCTGGATTGCTATCATCCTTACCAGCCTAGGCATGCAGGCATTGATTGGTATTTTCTAACACAAAAGGTAGCCTACTGGCTACCTTTTTATTGTTCAAGAATTAAGCGTGTGTGTTCTCTCTTGATACAGCGATTCATCACGATGTCATCGCATCCTCCACAACGCAAGATTTCTTCCGCTTCTAGGCTTTCAAGTCCCAGTTGTGCCCAAAAAATCTTAGCATCAGCCTTAAGAAAATCACGCGCCACATCTGGTAAAAACTCGCTACGTCGGTATACATTGACGATGTCTACAGGGAAAGGGATTTCAGCTAGACTTGCATAGGCCTTTTCTCCCAAGATTTCCCCACCTGCAGCCTTGGGATTAACTGGAATGACTTTATAGCCCCGAGCTTGCATTTCCTTGGTCACTCGATTACTAGTTGTTTCTTCACGATCGGACAAGCCCACTACTGCTAACGTTTTACTGGTCTCCAGATACTGACGGATCACAC contains the following coding sequences:
- a CDS encoding CoA-binding protein, translated to MSQEFINPSDGVIRQYLETSKTLAVVGLSDREETTSNRVTKEMQARGYKVIPVNPKAAGGEILGEKAYASLAEIPFPVDIVNVYRRSEFLPDVARDFLKADAKIFWAQLGLESLEAEEILRCGGCDDIVMNRCIKREHTRLILEQ
- a CDS encoding bacteriocin codes for the protein MEKSILKFETMTDTDLQEIQGGAFPLLIPVAVGFVKGFVYTGGAILTTRALFSGK
- a CDS encoding YeiH family protein is translated as MSFLSKNGAGIFACLLISIVSWYLGGFFPVIGAPVFAIFIGMLLNPFLSSYKQLDAGLTFSSKKLLQYAVVLLGFGLNISQVFAVGQSSLPVILSTISIALIIAYLFQRFFALDTKLAILVGVGSSICGGSAIAATAPVIHAKEKEVAQAISVIFFFNVLAALIFPTLGTWLHLSNDGFALFAGTAVNDTSSVTATASSWDSLYQTNTLESATIVKLTRTLAIIPITLFLSYWQSRQQENKQGVQLKKVFPLFILYFILASLLTTLLTSLGVSSSFFTPLKQLSKFLIIMAMSAIGLKTNLIAMVKSSGKSILLGGLCWIAIILTSLGMQALIGIF
- the recO gene encoding DNA repair protein RecO, with the translated sequence MIQSITSQGLVLYNRNFREDDKLVKIFTEQAGKRMFFVKHAGQSKLAPVIQPLVLARFLLRINDDGLSYIEDYHEVMTFPKINSDLFVMAYATYVAALADASLQDNQQDAPLFAFLRKTLELMEAGIDYQVLTNIFEIQILTRFGISLNFNECVFCHRVGQAFDFSFKYGACLCPEHYHEDERRCHLNPNIPYLLNQFQAIDFETLETISLKAEIKQELRKFMDQLYEEYVGIHLKSKKFIDSLADWGQLLKEEDK
- a CDS encoding acyl carrier protein — its product is MTEKEIFDRIVTIIQERQGEDFAVTEALSLKDDLDADSVDLMEFVLTLEDEFGIEITDEEIDQLQSVADVVAIIKDKK
- the plsX gene encoding phosphate acyltransferase PlsX, with protein sequence MKKIAVDAMGGDYAPQAIVEGVNQALADFSDIEIQLYGDESKIKQYLTATERVSIIHTDEKINSDDEPTKAIRKKKNASMVLAAKAVKEGEADAVLSAGNTGALLAAGFFIVGRIKNIDRPGLMSTLPTIDGKGFDMLDLGANAENTAHHLHQYAVLGSFYAKNVRGISKPRIGLLNNGTESSKGDPLRKETYDLLVADQSLNFVGNVEARDLMNGVADVIVTDGFTGNAVLKSIEGTALGIMGLLKNAITGGGLRAKLGALLLKDSLKGLKTQLNYSDVGGAVLFGVKAPVVKTHGSSDANAVYSTIRQIRTMLETDVVAQTAREFSGE
- a CDS encoding class IIb bacteriocin, lactobin A/cerein 7B family, whose translation is MTNFDKMEQNFVALTEEELMDVDGGAWPIVAWVIANPVTAAKIAGGITAAGIAGYNYVTSRW
- a CDS encoding pyridoxal phosphate-dependent aminotransferase; protein product: MDLTKRFNKQLDKIQVSLIRQFDQAISEIPGVLRLTLGEPDFTTPDHIKEAAKRAIDQNQSYYTGMSGLLTLRQAASDFVKEKYQLDYAPENEILVTIGATEALSATLTAILEEGDKVLLPAPAYPGYEPIVNLVGAEIVEIDTTENGFVLTPEMLEKAILEQGDKLKAVILNYPANPTGITYSREQLEALADILRKYEIFVVCDEVYSELTYTGEAHVSLGTMLRDQTIIINGLSKSHAMTGWRLGFIFAPASFTAQLIKSHQYLVTAANTMAQHAAVEALTAGKNDAEPMKKEYIQRRDYIIKKMTALGFEIIKPDGAFYIFAKIPAGYNQDSFAFLKDFAQKKAVAFIPGAAFGRYGEGYVRLSYAASMETIREAMKRLEEYMREA